GAGCTCTTCTGGGGTGAGCTTAGCCATTGTGGCCAGTCCTTCCTTTGGTGGTCACGTTGAGCGACCGGGTTGATGGGGTGATGCTCAGGCATCAAGAGGCAGGAGTGTTGTCCTGCTCCTCGCGGAGAGCATCGACAGTGCGCACGGCCTTGACCATCGGAGCGGTGAACAGGTAAGCCGCCTGGTGGAGGCTTGCCTTCATCGCACCGGCTGCCTTCGCAAGCAGCACTTCGCGTGGTTCGAGGTCGGCGAGCTTATTGACATTCTCAGCACTGAGGACGGCACCATCCCAGTAGCCGCCCTTCAATACGAGCTGAGAATTCGCCTTGGCAAAGTTACGCAGTGCCTTGGCAGCCTCAGGTGGTTCACCGGTGATGAACGCGATCGCGGTGGGTCCGTTGAGGAACTCATCGAGATCGTTGATTCCGGCTTCTTTGGCTGCAATGGCAGTGAGCGTATTCTTTACCACGGCGTAGCTGACGTTCTCACCGAGTGAAACGCGCAGGTCTTGCATCTGCGCAACGGTGAGACCGCGGTACTCGGTCAGCAACACAGCATCGGAGTTCTCAAACTGCTGTTTGATCTCCTCTACTGCGGCTGCCTTGTCTGGCCTCGCCATGGTATTCCTTTCGTACAGGCGCCGATCGTGTCCCAACACCAAAAAAGCGCTCCACGCAGGCATGCGTGAAACGCTTCGCCGATGAGTTCGTCAAGAACTCATGGAAGTATCTCGTGCTCACCTGCGCAGGTCACTCCGCTGGAGTTTTCGTTTCCGGGCAACATCATCCGATTGCGAATTCTGCTGATTCCGGAAAGACCGACGGTCTTGGGTGGTATGAGTCTATCGAAGGCCACGGCACCAAGTCCAATCGCTCGGCATCGGATCGGAGACCTCGACCATACGCCGGCCCAGCGATCCTCTCGACGGCAGACACTTCGCCACCCCTGGCAACCCGGATCGCCACCCCTGGCAACCCGAATGGCGCTGAGCAACCCTTCTGCGGGTTGCCCAGCGCCATTGGGGTTGCTGTGACGGATGAGGGGATCAGTATTCGATGACGACTCGACCGTCGATCTTGCCGTGGATCATCTCGTCGAAGATCCCGTTGATGTCCTCGAGCGGACGCTTCGAGAACGTCGGGTGGATCTTGCCCGCCGCATAGAACTCGAGCGCTTCGACCATATCCTGGCGCGTTCCGACGATCGAACCGCGGATCGTCAGTCCCTTGAGGACGATGTCGAAGATCGGGGCCGGGAACTCTCCTGGAGGCAGACCGTTGAAGACGATAGTGCCGCCTCGGCGAGTCATCGAGATCGCCTGTCCGAACGCCTTTGGATGCACTGCTGTGACGAGCACGCCGTGGGACCCTCCGACCTTCTCCTGGATGATCTCGGACGGCTCGTCGGCGAAGGCGTTGACAGTGATCTCCGCTCCATGTTTCTTGGCTAAGGCCAGCTTGTCGTCGGCAACGTCGACGGCGATGACGCGCATCCCCATCGCCACCGCATACTGCACGGCGATATGGCCGAGTCCGCCGATGCCGGAGATTACGACCCATTGGCCGGGCTTGACCTCGGTGCGCTTGAGCCCCTTGTAGACAGTGACCCCGGCACACAGCACCGGCGCGATCTCGTAGGGGTCGGACCCCTCTGGGATGATGGCGGCGAACTTCGTGTCAACGAGCATGTACTCACCGAACGAGCCGTCGATGCCGTAGCCGCCGTTGACCTGCTGCTCGCAGAGCGTCTCCCACCCTTGGCGGCAGTGCTCGCAAGTTCCGCAGGCACCCCACAGCCAGGCGTTTCCGATCATCTGCCCGACCTTGACATCGGTGACGTCGGGCCCGACCTTCTCCACGGTCCCGACACCCTCGTGGCCCGGAATGAGGGGAACCTTGGGTTTGACCGGCCAATCTCCGTGGGCCGCGTGCAGGTCTGTGTGACAGACTCCCGAGGCAATGAGTTTGACCAATGCCTGCCCAGGACCGGGCTCGGGGATCTTGTTGTCGCCGACCACGAGATCCTGGCCGAATCCTTCGACGACTGCTGCTTTCATTCCTGACATCATTTACTCCTTTGTGATGACGTGGATTGTGCTTCCGTACGGCTTCGCCTCAGAAGAAGCCCTGCTTGTCTTCGGAGTAGCTGACCAGAAGGTTCTTCGTCTGCTGGTAGTGGTCGAGCATCATCAGATGGTTCTCACGTCCGATGCCCGAGGCCTTGTATCCGCCGAAGGCGGCGTGTGCCGGGTAGGCGTGGTAGTTGTTGACCCACACGCGCCCGGCCTGGATGTCACGTCCGGCACGGTAGGCGATGTTGCCGTTGCGCGACCAGACTCCCGCGCCGAGGCCGTAGAGCGTGTCGTTGGCCGTGGTGATGGCGTCGTCGTAGTCGTCGAATGTCGCCACCGAGACGACGGGACCGAAGATCTCCTCCTGGAAGACGCGCATCTTGTTGGAGCCCTTGAAGATCGTCGGTTGGACGTAGTATCCGCCAGACAGATCCCCGCCGAGGTCGGCCCGACCTCCACCTGTGAGCACCTCGGCGCCTTCCTGCCGTCCGATGTCGAGGTAGGACATGATCTTCTCGAACTGGTCGTTCGATGCCTGGGCTCCCATCATGGTGTCCGTGTCGAGTGGGTTGCCCTGGACGATCTTCTTCGTCCGCTCGGTGACCGCGTCGAGGAACGGATCCGCGATCGACTGCTGGATCAGTGCCCGCGACGGGCAGGTGCAGACCTCACCCTGGTTGAGAGCGAACATCGTGAAGCCTTCCTGGGCCTTGTCCCAGTAGGCGTCGTCATGGGCGTTGACGTCGCCGAAGAAGATGTTCGGCGATTTGCCGCCCAGCTCCAGCGTCACCGGGATGATGTTCTGCGAGGCGTACTGCATGATGAGTCGACCGGTCGTCGTCTCGCCGGTGAACGCGATCTTGCGTATCCGCTTGTTCGAAGCCAGGGGTTTGCCCGCTTCGAGGCCGAAGCCGTTGACGATGTTGAGCACGCCGTCTGGCAGCAGGTCTGCAATGAGCTCCGCCAGGACGAGGATCGAGGTCGGGGTCTGCTCGGCGGGCTTGAGGACGATGGCGTTTCCTGCCGCAAGCGCCGGGGCGATCTTCCATACGCCCATGAGGATCGGGAAGTTCCACGGGATGATCTGGCCGACGACGCCGAGCGGCTCGTGATAGTGATACGCCACAGTGTCATCGTCGATCTGCGACAGGCCGCCCTCCTGGGCCCGGATCGCCGAGGCGAAGTAGCGGAAATGATCGGCGGCCAACGGCAGGTCGGCACCCAGGCACTCGCGCACGGCCTTGCCGTTGTCCCAGGTCTCTGCGACCGCGAGCATCTCGAGGTTCTCCTCGATCCGATCGGCGATCCGGTTGAGGATCACAGCCCGCTCCGCCACAGGAGTCTTGCCCCATGCCGGCGCGGCGGCCTCGGCGGCATCGATGGCGGTCTCGATGTCCTCAGCGGTGCTGGCCGGGACCTCGCAGAAGGTCCTGCCGGTGATCGGGGTGGGGTTCTCGAAATAGCTGCCGTTCTTCGGGGCCACCCACTGCCCGCCGATGAAGTTCTCATAGCGAGGTTTGAACGTGAGCAGGGATCCGTCCTGACCTGGCTGAGCGTAAACAGTCATTGCAACTCCTTTGATGCGTGTGCGTCGATCGGATGTCTGTCTCCGATTGCTTCACACGCTACAGAGAGCAACGTTGCATGTGGGTTGCATCACACGAGGGGCGGTGGCCGAACGGGTGCGGCAGCTCTAGTGGCCGAGGGCTTCGAGGCGCACGACCGCGGCATTGCGTTCGGGTGCCTCGGGCGGAGCCAGCCGCAGAACCGACATCAGCACCTCGAAATCCTCCCGCGACTCGTGAAGTCCCGCATAGCGCCAGAGCTGCTGCCAGGTCCCGTTCTGCAGCAGGTTCTCTCGCATCAGCGCCTCGAGCTCCGCACCGATCTCGCGGACACCCGGGGCATCCGAGTCCGGCAGCACCGGGCCCTGATAGAGATTCATAGCGGTCTCCACGTCGCTTCGGCCCAGTGCCGAATGGGTGCGCTCGACATCGCTGTCGATCTCGCCACGCAGACGGTACGGCCGGGCATCGACGTGAAGATCGCCGAGGTGGTCGATGGCTCTTCGCAGACGCGCCATCTCCGCTCGGACCGTGACCTCGCTGCCGCCGAGAGTCCAGAGGCGATCGACGAGTCCGGCGCTGCTGATCCCACCCGGATTCCGCTGGAGCAGCAGGAGGATCTCTGCATGACGGCCCGAGAGAGTGCGCCGGGCACCGTCAGGAGCGCAGAGCTGTGGGCGCTGACCGGTGACTTCGAGATAGGCGCCTCGTCCGGGGCCGAAGGGCGAGATCCCTCCTGCCTCGGGCGTATAGAGCTTCGACAGGCCGACGCCCGCCGCCTGCGCCGTCGAATTCAGCAGCGGCAGAACGATTGAGGAGACCGCGTCGTCGCCGCCGGTGACGTCGATGATCCCCAGGACCTGTCCAGTCAGAGGATGGGTCACTGGAACCGCGCTGCAGCTCCACGAGTGCACCTCGGTCGAGAAGTGCTCGGCCCGACTGACTTGCACGGCGCTGCCGGAGCGCAGAGCGAGGCCGGGCGCCGAGGTGCCCATGACGTCCTCAGACCAGTCGGTTCCCGGCACGAAGCCCATGGACTCCGCACGATTGCGGACGGCTCGCTCGCCTTCGATCCACAGCAGGCGTCCCTGCTCGTCACCGAGCGCAACGAGCAGGCCCGCCTCCTTCGCGGGTTCGATCAGATGCGACTGCAGCAGCCCCATGATGGAGTGGAACGGATGTCGGCGCCTCACCTCGGCGAGCTGATCGGCCTCATAGGCCATGCGGATCCGCACGCCGGCCGGGTCACGCAGTCGGCTGAGGGACCGATTCCAGGATTCGAGGACGTCGGGACGGACGCCGGGCCCCGTCGGTCCGGTCCTCCTCGGCCCGGCCGGATCGTCGAGCGACGCGAGATTGTCGTGAGCCCGACGGACGAGGCGCTGATAGTCATCGCGAAGCAGCGGAGTCGAATGCATGGCGGAGCCGTCCACCTCCATCGGCGCTAATCACACAGTTGTCTTCGGTGCTCACAATCTATCCGCGATACCGCATCCGGGCAAGACCACAGTGCAGCTGCAGGGCAACAGAAAGGGCGGGAAGTGAGAGTCTCACTTCCCGCCCCGAACTGCTGTATGCGATTCAATCCATCAGGTGGATCAGATCACGCGCATCGACGAACCGTCGATCGGAACGCCAGGACCGTTCGACGTGGTCACGGTTGCCTTCGAGATGTAGCGACCCTTCGAGGAGCTCGGCTTCAGACGGATGAGCTCGTCGATGGCGGCGTCGAAGTTGGCGTGCAACGCTTCGTCGGAGAAGGAGACCTTTCCGATGATGAAGTGCATGTTCGAGTGCTTGTCGACGCGGAATTCGATCTTTCCGCCCTTGATGTCGTTCACGGCCTTGGCGACGTCCATGGTCACGGTGCCGGTCTTGGGGTTCGGCATCAGGCCACGAGGACCCAGCACCTTACCCAGACGTCCGACCTTACCCATCATGTCAGGGGTCGCAACAGCCGAATCGAAGTCGGTGAAGCCATCGGCCACCTTCTCCAGCAGGTCATCGGAGCCGACGTAGTCAGCACCTGCTTCGCGGGCGGCTTCTGCACGGTCGCCGGCAGCGAACACCAGGACCCGAGCGGTCTTACCGGTACCATGCGGAAGGTTGACGGTGCCACGCACCATCTGGTCCGCCTTGCGGGGATCGACACCCAGGCGGAGGGCGACCTCGACGGTGGCATCGTACTTCGCCACCGTGGTCTCCTTGGCCAAGGCGATCGCCTCGGCCGGATCGTACTTCACATCTGCGGCGATCTTCTCTGCCGCGGCCTCATAGGCCTTGGAACGCTTTTTCATCTGCTTCTCTCCTTGCAGTCGTGGTCCGGGCTGCGCCAGCCCCACCACAGTGAATTGTCTGGTCTCAGCCGACGATGTCGGTTGTCACACCCATGGAGCGAGCGGTGCCGGCGACGATGTGGTCGGCCTGATCCAAAGTGTTGGCATTGAGGTCGGGCATCTTCACGTTCGCAATCTCGCGAACCTGGTCGGCGCTCAGGTGAGCGACCTTGTCGGTGTGCGGCGTAGCCGACCCTGACTTCACGCCTGCGGCCTTCTTGATCAGCTCGGCAGCCGGCGGGGTCTTGAGGACGAACGTGAACGAACGGTCTTCGTACACGGTGATCTCAACGGGAATGACGTTCCCGCGCTGGGATTCCGTGGCGGCGTTGTAGGCCTTGCAGAATTCCATGATGTTGACGCCGTGCTGGGCAAGCGCCGGACCGATCGGAGGCGCCGGGTTGGCGGCACCTGCCTGAATCTGGAGCTTGACGAGGCCGGCTACCTTTTTCTTGGGAGGCATATTCGGTCCTTAATCTTGAAGTTTCGACGCGCCGGACGAATACGGCGCATCGTTCGATGACGACCTCCGATGAGGGCCGTGATCAAACCACACCAGTATTCCATGCCTGCTGACCCTCGGGCAAATGGCAGTGAGCGCCATCACCGGGCCGACAGGCCCTGTGAATCGCGAAAGGGCCCGGAGTCCGCCGGGCCCTTTCTGCAGATGCTTGTCCGCTCAGATCTTGGAGACCTGGTCGAAGCTGAGTTCGACGGGAACATCGCGTTCGAAGATCGACAGCAGCACGGTGAGCTTCTGCGATTCCGGACGGATTTCCTGAATCGTTGCGGGGTGCCCCTCGAAGGAACCCTCCTTGACGAGCACGGACTCGCCGACTTCGTATTCCACCTCGGTGACGGGAGCGGACTTCGCCGCCTGCTCGGCCTGCACGCCTTCGGCCGCAGCGGCTTCGGCCTGACGCTCCTCGAAGATCGGAGCCAGCATCGTGAAGACCTCGTCGATGGACAGCGGAGTCGGGTCGTAGGCATTGCCGACGAACCCGGTCACACCCGGGGTGTGGCGGACCGCGCCCCATGACTCATCCGTCAGCTCCATGCGCACGAGCACATAGCCTGGGATCCGCACACGGCGAACTTGTTTGCGCTGGCCGTTCTTGACCTCGACGACGTCTTCCATCGGCACCTGCGACTCGAAGATGAACTCTTCGAGGTTGAGGCTGATGGAACGATTCTCAAGATTCTGCTTGACGCGGTTCTCGTAGCCTGCATAGGAGTGGATGACGTACCAGTCACCCTCCAGCATGCGCAATTCGGACTTGAATTCTTCGGCCGGGTCGACTTCATCCTCAGCCGCGGTCTCGTCCGATTCGGTCTCGTCAGAGGTCGCTTCGTCCGAACCGACTTCCTCGGCGTCCGGAGTTTCGTCCGAGCCGGTTTCGTCCGCGGCTGCGGCTTCGTCGGACGCGTCGTCGATCGACGTTTCGTCAGCCGGCACCTCATCGGCAGGGGCGTCGTCGACCGGGGCGGCCTCGGCGCTCACAGCGGAGGCGTCGTTCTCCGCATCTTCCACCACTGGTGCGACGTTCGACTCCTCTGGAGTGGCGTCCTGTGGCTCATGGGTTTCCTGCTCAGGTGAACTGGTATCCGACACCGATCAATTCCTCGCTTCGCGTGTAGTGATTCCCATATGGGAGTGAAGGGTCTGCAACGTGATTGAAATCCAAGTGATCACCGCTGGGGGTGATTCACCACAATGGCCACAGGGGAGTTCCGCCGAAGACGAACCCGACAAGCTTGCCGAACACGAGGTCGAGAACCACCACGAGAAGCATCATGAACATGATGAAGCCCAGCACGACCAAGGTGTAGTTGATCAGCTGCTTACGTGTCGGGGTGACGACCTTCTTCAGCTCCGCCACGACTTCGCGGAAGAACTGCAGGATTCGTCCGAAGAACCCGAGCTGCTTGCGACTGGTGCCTTTGCGGGCGTCTCCAGTCTTCTTTGCCGGTGTGTCGCTCACACATCCTCACTCGATCGGTTTCCATTGGGACAGCACAATTGTTCAAGCCCGTCGAGGACGGCGTTTCGCCGATATGACTCAAGCAGATATCAACTGCGCAGGGGTGACAGGACTCGAACCTGCAACCTACGGTTTTGGAGACCGTTGCGCTACCAATTGCGCCACACCCCTTCGATCCGACACCCTCGGTTCGTGTTCCCCGAATCGTGCCCAACCACGAGAAACGAGCATACCGTCTCAAACCGCAGTTAGTCGAACCGGAACCGTGGCTCGACCCGATTTCGATTTCTCGACTCTCAGCCGCCTCCGGTCGCGGGCTCGGCCTGCGGCGGCTGGGCGATGAGCGGCAGGGGCCGAGGGAAGGTCATCCAGTCGCCGATGGTGACCTTCTGGTCCGGGCTGACCGTGATCACCTGGACGTCGATGGGCCGCTTCGTCCGATTGTCGACCCGCAGGATGCTCACCTGCGCATCCATCTTCAGCGGACCCGGAGTCAGCGCGTTCGCCAGGGCACCGCCCGTCGTCGAGCTGACATACCTCACACCGCCGCCCAGCGCCTCGGGCCCGACTCGTCGGTGCCAGTGCCCGCTGAGGCTGTATTCCGCGCATCCGGCGCGCAGGGACGGTGCGCCGATACGGGGGTCGTGGATGAGCATGATGTCGAAGTCGGTCGTGCAGGCCTCGGTGCTCAGCTTGTGCGCGTACTGATCGGCTGTGAGGTCGGTTTCGAGCTGGGGCCCGGATCCGAACACGGTTCGTCTGGGATCGGGGCCGCCGAAGAACGTCACCCCGGACATCTGAGCACTCGAGTCGTCGAGGACCTTCCAGCCCCGGCTTCCGGCATGGTTCGTAGTCTCGGTGGAGTCGTGGTTGCCCTTGACGATCATCCGCGGCAGCTTCTCCGGCAGCTCATCGTCGAGAACATCGAGGCAGTAGTTCTCCGCCGAGGTGCCCGTCATCGTCACGTCTCCCCCGTCGATGTACGCGTCGGCGTCGCTCATCCGGGCCACCGAACCGACGACGCGGGCCATGCCGATGTTACAGTGCAGGTCCGAACCGAACACGAATGTCGAGACATCGGCGTGCGCCGGCTCATCGGCACCGGCGGGCGGCACTATGCCCTGATCCGACCAGTTGCCCGTCATCGGTCGGGTCCTCCACTGATCGCGCAGGTTCGCCAGCACCTGATCGTAGAAGGCGTCGTTATCGTCGGAGAAGTCCTTGACCGCCTTGAATGCCGCATCGATGACCCCGCCGAGGCGGCCGGTGACCTGCGCTCCCTCGAGCGGGGTCCCGGCGAAGGCCGGGTCGGCGGCCAGGGGTTTGGGACGGGTGAGAACCGCGGTCCCCACACTCGTGAGCACGAGGACCGCGACCAGGCCGATGGCGATGAGTTCCTTGCCGACGAAGGCCCTGCCGATGCCGGCCACTCGAGAAGGGCCGAGGATGAATGCCGTGGCCACGGACACCCCGCTGACGATGCTCACGGCCAGTGCCCACCGACTCAGGATCTCTCTGCTCAGCCCGTCGACGACCTCATCGATCTGGGCCTGCGGGGCCGAGAACAGCGACGCGTAGGAGGCGACGTCGCCGCCGAGGGCATCGACCGCGCCTCCCCCGACGCCGCCGCCGGAGTCGGCGGGGTCATCTCGTTCGGATCGCCGTTCGGAGGCTCCGGTGTGAGTCTCGTCCTCCGTCTCGCCAGAGACCGGGATCTGCCCGATGTCGACGGTGAGCCCCAGCCCCAGCGGCAGATACTCCTCGGCAGGAACGAGCAGTTTGCCCAAGGGCCCGAAGTCGATGGTCAGGCGCGAGTCGGCCGTGATCTGATAACGGGCCTCGTGCGGGCCGAAGCTGAGGTCGGCTCGGGCGGAGAAGACGGCCCAGGGCAGAGTCACGACTGCCACGACCGCCAGAAGGACGATCAGCGCTGAGAATCTACGGCGGGCCGACACAGGCTCCATTCTAAGGAACGGGCTCAGAGTGAGCAGGCGATGAATGTGGGCTCGGGTTCGAGGACGATGCCGAACCGTTCATGCACCCCGTCCACGATGGTGCGGGCGAGCTCGAGGACATCGCTCGTCGCAGCCTGCCCGCGGTTCGTCAGGGCCAGAGTGTGTTTCGTCGACAGGCTCGCCCGACCCCGACCGATGCTGAAGCCCTTGCTGAAACCGGCGTGTTCGATCAGCCAGGCGGCCGAGGTCTTCGTCCGCGCCTCGATCGTCGCGCCGCTCAGTGGGTCGGTGACCGGGAAGCGGGGAGCCTCGGCCGGAAGGCTGTCGGGGTCGTCGACGATCGGATTCGTGAAGAACGATCCCGCCGACCAGGTGTCGTGGTCGTCGAGGTCGACGACCATGCCCTTAGACCTGCGCAGGCCGATCACGACGGTGCGCACCAGCGAGGCGGGCACGCTCTCCCCGATCTCGACGTCCAGGGCCGAGGCGAGTTGTGCGTAGCGGACCGGCAATGACTCCGGACTGCGCCGGAGGTCGAAGGTCACCGACAGCACCAGGTACTGGGCTGTGCCGGTCCTCTGCTGTGCGCGTTTGAGCGTCGAGGTCCGGTAGCCGAATTCGAGTTCGGCGGGGCTGAGGTGGCGGATCTGGCCGGCAAGTCGGTCGAAGACCTCGACCGAGGAAATGAGCTCGGCGACTTCGGTGCCGTAGGCGCCCACGTTCTGGATCGGGGTCGCTCCCACCGACCCGGGAATCCCGGACAGCGCTTCGAGTCCGGAGAGACCGCAGCCGAGGGTGAAGGCGA
The Brevibacterium marinum genome window above contains:
- the secE gene encoding preprotein translocase subunit SecE — protein: MSDTPAKKTGDARKGTSRKQLGFFGRILQFFREVVAELKKVVTPTRKQLINYTLVVLGFIMFMMLLVVVLDLVFGKLVGFVFGGTPLWPLW
- the rplK gene encoding 50S ribosomal protein L11 produces the protein MPPKKKVAGLVKLQIQAGAANPAPPIGPALAQHGVNIMEFCKAYNAATESQRGNVIPVEITVYEDRSFTFVLKTPPAAELIKKAAGVKSGSATPHTDKVAHLSADQVREIANVKMPDLNANTLDQADHIVAGTARSMGVTTDIVG
- the adhP gene encoding alcohol dehydrogenase AdhP; translated protein: MSGMKAAVVEGFGQDLVVGDNKIPEPGPGQALVKLIASGVCHTDLHAAHGDWPVKPKVPLIPGHEGVGTVEKVGPDVTDVKVGQMIGNAWLWGACGTCEHCRQGWETLCEQQVNGGYGIDGSFGEYMLVDTKFAAIIPEGSDPYEIAPVLCAGVTVYKGLKRTEVKPGQWVVISGIGGLGHIAVQYAVAMGMRVIAVDVADDKLALAKKHGAEITVNAFADEPSEIIQEKVGGSHGVLVTAVHPKAFGQAISMTRRGGTIVFNGLPPGEFPAPIFDIVLKGLTIRGSIVGTRQDMVEALEFYAAGKIHPTFSKRPLEDINGIFDEMIHGKIDGRVVIEY
- the rplJ gene encoding 50S ribosomal protein L10, whose translation is MARPDKAAAVEEIKQQFENSDAVLLTEYRGLTVAQMQDLRVSLGENVSYAVVKNTLTAIAAKEAGINDLDEFLNGPTAIAFITGEPPEAAKALRNFAKANSQLVLKGGYWDGAVLSAENVNKLADLEPREVLLAKAAGAMKASLHQAAYLFTAPMVKAVRTVDALREEQDNTPAS
- a CDS encoding GAF domain-containing protein — encoded protein: MHSTPLLRDDYQRLVRRAHDNLASLDDPAGPRRTGPTGPGVRPDVLESWNRSLSRLRDPAGVRIRMAYEADQLAEVRRRHPFHSIMGLLQSHLIEPAKEAGLLVALGDEQGRLLWIEGERAVRNRAESMGFVPGTDWSEDVMGTSAPGLALRSGSAVQVSRAEHFSTEVHSWSCSAVPVTHPLTGQVLGIIDVTGGDDAVSSIVLPLLNSTAQAAGVGLSKLYTPEAGGISPFGPGRGAYLEVTGQRPQLCAPDGARRTLSGRHAEILLLLQRNPGGISSAGLVDRLWTLGGSEVTVRAEMARLRRAIDHLGDLHVDARPYRLRGEIDSDVERTHSALGRSDVETAMNLYQGPVLPDSDAPGVREIGAELEALMRENLLQNGTWQQLWRYAGLHESREDFEVLMSVLRLAPPEAPERNAAVVRLEALGH
- a CDS encoding metallophosphoesterase, which produces MSARRRFSALIVLLAVVAVVTLPWAVFSARADLSFGPHEARYQITADSRLTIDFGPLGKLLVPAEEYLPLGLGLTVDIGQIPVSGETEDETHTGASERRSERDDPADSGGGVGGGAVDALGGDVASYASLFSAPQAQIDEVVDGLSREILSRWALAVSIVSGVSVATAFILGPSRVAGIGRAFVGKELIAIGLVAVLVLTSVGTAVLTRPKPLAADPAFAGTPLEGAQVTGRLGGVIDAAFKAVKDFSDDNDAFYDQVLANLRDQWRTRPMTGNWSDQGIVPPAGADEPAHADVSTFVFGSDLHCNIGMARVVGSVARMSDADAYIDGGDVTMTGTSAENYCLDVLDDELPEKLPRMIVKGNHDSTETTNHAGSRGWKVLDDSSAQMSGVTFFGGPDPRRTVFGSGPQLETDLTADQYAHKLSTEACTTDFDIMLIHDPRIGAPSLRAGCAEYSLSGHWHRRVGPEALGGGVRYVSSTTGGALANALTPGPLKMDAQVSILRVDNRTKRPIDVQVITVSPDQKVTIGDWMTFPRPLPLIAQPPQAEPATGGG
- the nusG gene encoding transcription termination/antitermination protein NusG codes for the protein MSDTSSPEQETHEPQDATPEESNVAPVVEDAENDASAVSAEAAPVDDAPADEVPADETSIDDASDEAAAADETGSDETPDAEEVGSDEATSDETESDETAAEDEVDPAEEFKSELRMLEGDWYVIHSYAGYENRVKQNLENRSISLNLEEFIFESQVPMEDVVEVKNGQRKQVRRVRIPGYVLVRMELTDESWGAVRHTPGVTGFVGNAYDPTPLSIDEVFTMLAPIFEERQAEAAAAEGVQAEQAAKSAPVTEVEYEVGESVLVKEGSFEGHPATIQEIRPESQKLTVLLSIFERDVPVELSFDQVSKI
- the rplA gene encoding 50S ribosomal protein L1 — its product is MKKRSKAYEAAAEKIAADVKYDPAEAIALAKETTVAKYDATVEVALRLGVDPRKADQMVRGTVNLPHGTGKTARVLVFAAGDRAEAAREAGADYVGSDDLLEKVADGFTDFDSAVATPDMMGKVGRLGKVLGPRGLMPNPKTGTVTMDVAKAVNDIKGGKIEFRVDKHSNMHFIIGKVSFSDEALHANFDAAIDELIRLKPSSSKGRYISKATVTTSNGPGVPIDGSSMRVI
- a CDS encoding UDP-N-acetylmuramate dehydrogenase, which translates into the protein MTSDLLAEYTTFHLGGPAGNLLNAATRDELIEFCRQHPLSLSSRPETDVLFVGGGSNLLVADEGFDADVCVVATTGVTMTETSDVETRVTAEAGENWDEFVAFTLGCGLSGLEALSGIPGSVGATPIQNVGAYGTEVAELISSVEVFDRLAGQIRHLSPAELEFGYRTSTLKRAQQRTGTAQYLVLSVTFDLRRSPESLPVRYAQLASALDVEIGESVPASLVRTVVIGLRRSKGMVVDLDDHDTWSAGSFFTNPIVDDPDSLPAEAPRFPVTDPLSGATIEARTKTSAAWLIEHAGFSKGFSIGRGRASLSTKHTLALTNRGQAATSDVLELARTIVDGVHERFGIVLEPEPTFIACSL
- the exaC gene encoding acetaldehyde dehydrogenase ExaC, whose protein sequence is MTVYAQPGQDGSLLTFKPRYENFIGGQWVAPKNGSYFENPTPITGRTFCEVPASTAEDIETAIDAAEAAAPAWGKTPVAERAVILNRIADRIEENLEMLAVAETWDNGKAVRECLGADLPLAADHFRYFASAIRAQEGGLSQIDDDTVAYHYHEPLGVVGQIIPWNFPILMGVWKIAPALAAGNAIVLKPAEQTPTSILVLAELIADLLPDGVLNIVNGFGLEAGKPLASNKRIRKIAFTGETTTGRLIMQYASQNIIPVTLELGGKSPNIFFGDVNAHDDAYWDKAQEGFTMFALNQGEVCTCPSRALIQQSIADPFLDAVTERTKKIVQGNPLDTDTMMGAQASNDQFEKIMSYLDIGRQEGAEVLTGGGRADLGGDLSGGYYVQPTIFKGSNKMRVFQEEIFGPVVSVATFDDYDDAITTANDTLYGLGAGVWSRNGNIAYRAGRDIQAGRVWVNNYHAYPAHAAFGGYKASGIGRENHLMMLDHYQQTKNLLVSYSEDKQGFF